In a genomic window of Timaviella obliquedivisa GSE-PSE-MK23-08B:
- a CDS encoding DNA-directed RNA polymerase subunit omega, with translation MFVSKTTTNNRNSALLKRTNSNLDTTQLMRRAEDLVSAASNRYRITVQVATRAQRRRFEEFDSIDDPKMKPVIRAIIEMSDELTQPEIIGE, from the coding sequence ATGTTTGTAAGTAAGACCACCACCAATAACCGTAATAGCGCCCTGCTAAAGCGAACCAATAGCAATCTCGACACTACCCAACTGATGCGTCGCGCTGAAGATTTGGTTTCTGCCGCTTCAAATCGCTATCGCATTACCGTTCAGGTCGCTACCCGGGCGCAACGTCGCCGTTTTGAGGAATTTGATAGCATTGATGACCCGAAAATGAAGCCTGTGATTCGAGCCATTATTGAAATGTCGGATGAGTTGACGCAGCCTGAGATTATTGGCGAGTAG
- a CDS encoding DUF1818 family protein codes for MPRQLKSGSGWRLGWDDEAIAFQGLIGGDGWAIELTAAELEDFCKLLTQLAETLRQVSQDLMREERISCEVESELIWLEAEGYPQDYDLRLIVLTGRRGEGFWNASAVSELLQATQVLKVF; via the coding sequence ATGCCTCGGCAACTGAAGAGTGGTAGCGGTTGGCGGTTGGGTTGGGATGATGAGGCGATCGCCTTTCAAGGCTTGATCGGCGGAGATGGGTGGGCGATCGAGCTAACCGCAGCGGAACTTGAAGACTTTTGTAAATTATTGACGCAGTTGGCTGAAACCCTACGCCAAGTGAGCCAAGACTTGATGCGTGAAGAACGAATTAGCTGTGAGGTAGAGAGTGAGCTAATTTGGCTCGAAGCGGAAGGTTATCCTCAGGATTATGACCTGAGATTAATTGTCCTAACAGGGCGGCGCGGAGAGGGGTTTTGGAACGCCTCGGCGGTATCAGAGTTGCTCCAAGCTACACAAGTTCTCAAAGTTTTTTAA